The Vanrija pseudolonga chromosome 1, complete sequence genomic sequence gGGATGGCTGGGTGTCGATGACGCTCATCACTCATCTCGAGCATCTcactcgcccgctcgcttCAACCTCCCTTCCGAACAAAGGCCCGACCTCTCGGCAGCCTAGACACCCCAAACACCACACAGCACAGGCAAGGCAGGATGGCGGATCCACGCAGGACTATCCTTGCCGAtcccctcgccaccacgcACCGCCGGAATGGCAGCCGCACCCacttcgtcgtcgcgggccagagcgcgccgggcgccaGTGGCGACGTCAAGATGTTTGAGTGGGATCCAGCGGTGAGTCGTGCCGCGGTGTAGATGTACCGCGCGTCCGTAAAGGCATGGGCGCGCTGACGGCACGGCAGGCCGAGTCGATGAGCATGGTTGGATGCCAGAccgacgttggcggcgtcAAGGTGAGTCCTTTGAACGGCTGCCGCCGGGACGAGGCTGACACTGCCTCCCCAGGCCATCACATGGTCGCCCCTCCCGACACATCGACACCTGGTAGCGCTCGGCCTGAGTACTGGCCGGACACAgctctcgtcgctctcgtcggcgtctcTGAATCTCACCATGTCGGGCAGCACAtcaccggcgccgcagccgccgctcgcggcgctgttGACAGTCAAGCACTCGCGCCCTGTCACCGCGCTGTCGTTCTCCGATCGGGACCCGTATCTCCTTGCGGCAGGCTACGACCGGCATCGGTCCGACTACTCGCTCGTCATCTGGGAcattgccgaggccgtcgctgcgatgccgcgcgactcggacggcgacgcggcgttcAGCCGCCCCGCGGAGAGACTGGAGGTCACCAACCCCCTGGCACTTCGTCCCGCGAGCGGGCTGCACTCGAGCAAGACAGACACGACGATCCGCCACGTACAGCAGTACTGCCCCTCCGAGGCGGTTCAGAGCGTCGCCTGGGTCCCCAAGTCGTCCACAGAGGTCATGGCCAGCGCCAACAGCAAAGTCATCCGGCTGTATGACCTCCGCGCCCCCGCTGCAGCTGCGGCTCCAAGCCCTCGCGACCCGAGTGCGGCGAGCATGGCTGGAGCGGCAATTCAGTGGAGCACACGGGCTGTGTATACGATCACTCCGAACCCTGATAGGCCGCAGCGCCTGGCATCGGTGGAGCAGTCGCCAGCTGGGGGTATCGTCCGGCTGTGGGATACTCGACGGCCTGGTATCGAACTGTTGAATCTACCCCTCGAGCACGACTGGTCCGGAGGAGGagccagctcgtcgatcgTCTCTCTCGAGTGGATGCGTACACCAGGAATGCCAGATTtcggggcgtcggcgctcggTGTCGGCACGCGTGAAGGTGGCATCTCCATCTGGGACATTATCAGTGGTCCGCAGCGAGCCGATGGGCTCGACGAGTGGACATCTGTCGGCGGCATGCGGCAAGGTAAGCAGCCAGGAACATGCAGGAGGGTATGTCTGACAAATACACACAGTCGTCAAGCCGAAGCTCAACCTTCAAAGCTTCGTGTTTGCGCCACCAACGTCGCCGGCTGTCCGTGACGTCGTCTTCGTGGTCAAGGACGGAACGATCGGCGCAGGGCCCGTAGGTTTGGCACCTTCGGTGAGTTCTTGTTCTTGGGCACGGCCCGTTTGTCATATTAACATCGGGACAGATTGCATCCAGTGCCCGTGCAGAGCTGGCCGTCAGCGCTTCGTCGCTGTTCATTCTCGACCCCAACGTTCCTAGCCGCACCCGCGCGTCCACCCCCGGCACTCGATCCCCACGGTCTCGATCCCACTCCCGTCCCCAATCCCGCGACCCAATGACCGATGACCGCAGGAAGAATAGGTTCCAGCTGCCGCCAGAGCGTGTATCGGCACTGCTGGCGGCTGAGCGCGCTCGTAGCCGAGATGCTTCGCCATCAGGAATCGGAAGGACGGGTCGTCGTGAGGGCCTCGATTTCGAGGAGCTGGATGGGGAGGATGAAGACTACGGAGACGAGGTCTCGGGGCCAGATGGCTTCAGGAGGACTCTTCGGCACGACATTGCGTTTATCATGAAGCGCAGGGTCGAGGAGGGCTATGGTCTTGACAATGTGAGCTCAAGGTGACTGACGGGGGTAATGCTGACCGTCGTAGCTGTTGTTGAACGCGGCGGTAGGAACCAGGTTCCCCGACGCGGACCGTCTGTTAGGCACCTGGGAATTCGTTGATGGTGAGTAACCACGAGTTTGGCGTGGCAGAGCTGACATGTCATTGCAGAGTTTATCCAAGGTACTGCCTCGGATATCTCGATT encodes the following:
- the SEA4_1 gene encoding SEH-associated protein 4 — protein: MADPRRTILADPLATTHRRNGSRTHFVVAGQSAPGASGDVKMFEWDPAAESMSMVGCQTDVGGVKAITWSPLPTHRHLVALGLSTGRTQLSSLSSASLNLTMSGSTSPAPQPPLAALLTVKHSRPVTALSFSDRDPYLLAAGYDRHRSDYSLVIWDIAEAVAAMPRDSDGDAAFSRPAERLEVTNPLALRPASGLHSSKTDTTIRHVQQYCPSEAVQSVAWVPKSSTEVMASANSKVIRLYDLRAPAAAAAPSPRDPSAASMAGAAIQWSTRAVYTITPNPDRPQRLASVEQSPAGGIVRLWDTRRPGIELLNLPLEHDWSGGGASSSIVSLEWMRTPGMPDFGASALGVGTREGGISIWDIISGPQRADGLDEWTSVGGMRQVVKPKLNLQSFVFAPPTSPAVRDVVFVVKDGTIGAGPVGLAPSIASSARAELAVSASSLFILDPNVPSRTRASTPGTRSPRSRSHSRPQSRDPMTDDRRKNRFQLPPERVSALLAAERARSRDASPSGIGRTGRREGLDFEELDGEDEDYGDEVSGPDGFRRTLRHDIAFIMKRRVEEGYGLDNLLLNAAVGTRFPDADRLLGTWEFVDEFIQGTASDISIQGNYNLTYQGIWPIWSGQIGAPPSLASSVPGSAAWTALRAHNNSHLGVGQRDTGSAGSTPRRDAADLLDPDYTSAIAKINAARATAGASSSPGNHKLPHTEKMPQRRMILAVCGENHAYETMAEVNRLVDDDQRTKAACWAFFAGEEGPAVTILMRSDDERHRLMGATIAGFMTQSRAERGSLFWQEHWRSMVDKVDDPYVRAVLTRIAGEEWDGIIYDESLPLLDRIAVAVCNLSDKDLTFFLRNRLNRCIQLGSLQGLALTGFTPAGLDLLQAFVDRTGDVQTAALLSAFFPRSRLSTSQIAMLERWQEAYRDLLDSWMAWVPRCNFDVGVIARRREIGDLAADAVQTVVVCPACNNQLTKQTEEHLLRKNALRGAIKPPSVRVGYRAVHVLSELSATV